The Pricia mediterranea genome includes a window with the following:
- a CDS encoding TonB-dependent receptor, giving the protein MAKTLRKSSLTLLCFVLFLLSKNVDAQDHRASIPLISFLQELEREFEIKFSYADDDIRELSVIPPQKENLKDILGDIQRQAQLQIQKLNERYYTITRSAALDICGIVLDNFEQNTVTGATIEILGTKTAIITDMEGYFSISNVPRSAKLRIKHIGYKTLFVDAADLAGRAPCTTLLLAQYYQQLEEVVVYEFLTKGLVKQLDGSIEMNSEEFGILPGLIEPDVLQTVQALPGIESVDETVSNINIRGGTNDQNLMLWNGIKMYQSGHFFGLISAFNPYLTDKVILTKNGTRAEYGDGVSGIIDIRTKDTIADQFFGGAGVNLIGGDVYGHLPVSDKLALQVSARRSLTDILNTPTYQKFFTRVFEDSQVNRDGNFYFYDFTGKLLYDIDKNQQLRLNFISVNNLLDYSEEEMDTGKRTRSDLDQTNLSFGGSLRSTWNKKFSTFLNVYHTRYDLDARNTSSNEKQTLFQNNEVVETALKLNIDYQVSERFDWLNGYQYSETGITNATDVTQPPFQSNVRDVIRSQALFSEITYRSDDQKLFARGGVRLNRLENPDSFEEFLIEPRISLNYALTRELKFEVLGEFKSQATNQIIDLEQNFLGIEKRRWIVSNGDDLPVTKSRQAAVGINYDHRNMYVGLEGFYKDVDGISISTQGFQNQNQFNGEVGKYDVKGLELLINKKTDAYSIWASYGYNLNTYYFTDIVPPEFPNNLDIRHTGSLAGTYTLENIKFGIGLNYHSGKPVTEPQAEDPIDTSFFPFRINYRSPNTDRLPEYLRADASVIYNFELGHAVKASAGVSVLNFTDRKNILNAYYRLDEQDAIERIENVSLGFTPNVSFRARF; this is encoded by the coding sequence ATGGCGAAAACACTCCGTAAATCTTCCCTCACCCTACTCTGCTTTGTCCTTTTTCTACTTTCAAAAAATGTCGATGCCCAAGACCATAGGGCCAGCATCCCTTTAATTTCCTTCCTTCAGGAATTGGAACGCGAATTCGAGATCAAATTTTCCTATGCCGACGACGATATTCGCGAACTCAGCGTCATCCCTCCGCAAAAGGAGAATCTAAAGGATATTTTAGGGGATATCCAGCGCCAGGCCCAATTGCAGATCCAAAAACTGAACGAGCGCTACTACACGATAACCCGAAGTGCTGCCCTCGATATCTGCGGAATAGTTTTGGATAATTTCGAACAGAATACAGTAACCGGCGCCACTATCGAGATTTTAGGGACAAAAACCGCTATAATCACTGATATGGAAGGTTACTTTTCCATTAGCAACGTGCCGCGCTCCGCCAAACTGCGTATCAAACATATCGGATATAAGACCCTGTTTGTCGATGCCGCGGATTTGGCGGGAAGAGCGCCGTGTACCACCCTGCTTTTGGCGCAATATTATCAGCAACTCGAAGAGGTGGTCGTCTATGAGTTTCTTACCAAGGGCCTCGTTAAACAACTGGATGGCAGTATAGAAATGAACAGCGAAGAGTTCGGCATCCTTCCCGGATTGATCGAGCCCGATGTTCTACAGACCGTGCAGGCCTTGCCCGGCATCGAAAGTGTCGATGAAACCGTTTCGAACATCAACATCCGTGGGGGTACAAACGATCAAAATCTTATGCTGTGGAACGGCATTAAAATGTACCAATCCGGTCATTTCTTCGGATTGATATCCGCCTTTAATCCCTATTTGACCGACAAGGTCATCTTGACCAAGAACGGCACCAGGGCGGAATACGGCGACGGGGTCAGCGGCATCATCGATATACGGACTAAAGATACCATCGCCGATCAATTTTTCGGGGGTGCAGGCGTCAACCTTATCGGCGGTGATGTCTACGGCCACCTTCCTGTATCCGACAAACTCGCCCTACAGGTTTCCGCGCGACGTTCCCTTACCGATATCCTAAACACCCCTACCTACCAAAAGTTCTTTACCCGGGTGTTCGAAGACAGTCAAGTAAACCGTGACGGCAATTTCTATTTTTATGACTTTACGGGCAAGCTGCTCTATGATATCGACAAAAACCAACAGCTTCGCCTCAATTTCATCAGTGTCAACAACCTGTTGGATTATTCGGAAGAGGAAATGGATACCGGAAAGCGCACCCGCAGCGACCTTGACCAGACCAACCTTTCGTTCGGGGGAAGCCTTCGAAGCACTTGGAACAAAAAGTTTTCCACCTTTTTGAACGTGTACCATACCCGTTACGATCTTGACGCCCGAAACACCTCCTCGAACGAAAAACAGACCCTATTTCAGAACAATGAGGTAGTGGAGACCGCCTTAAAACTGAATATCGATTACCAAGTAAGCGAGCGTTTCGATTGGCTGAACGGGTACCAATATAGCGAAACCGGCATCACCAATGCCACCGATGTCACCCAGCCGCCGTTTCAGAGCAATGTTCGCGATGTTATCCGCAGTCAGGCCCTTTTTTCCGAGATTACGTACCGATCTGACGACCAAAAGCTCTTCGCAAGGGGCGGTGTACGCCTCAACCGATTGGAGAATCCCGATTCTTTTGAGGAATTTCTGATCGAACCGCGCATTAGTCTGAACTATGCGCTTACCCGGGAGCTGAAATTTGAAGTGTTGGGGGAGTTCAAAAGTCAGGCCACCAATCAGATTATCGACCTCGAACAAAACTTTCTGGGCATCGAAAAGCGACGCTGGATCGTTTCCAATGGGGATGACCTGCCCGTCACGAAAAGCCGGCAGGCGGCGGTGGGCATCAACTACGACCATCGGAACATGTACGTCGGGCTGGAGGGATTTTACAAGGATGTCGATGGCATCAGCATCAGCACCCAAGGTTTTCAGAACCAGAACCAGTTCAATGGTGAAGTAGGAAAATACGACGTGAAAGGCTTGGAATTATTAATCAACAAGAAGACGGATGCTTACAGTATTTGGGCCAGCTACGGCTACAACCTGAACACCTATTATTTTACCGATATCGTGCCCCCCGAATTTCCGAACAACCTTGATATTCGACATACCGGCTCGTTGGCGGGGACTTATACTTTGGAAAATATCAAGTTCGGTATCGGCCTGAACTACCATTCCGGAAAACCGGTAACCGAGCCCCAGGCCGAGGATCCGATCGACACCAGCTTTTTTCCGTTTCGAATCAATTATCGATCTCCCAATACCGACCGGCTCCCTGAATACCTTAGGGCCGATGCGTCGGTCATCTACAATTTCGAACTTGGTCACGCCGTAAAAGCCTCGGCTGGGGTTTCTGTACTGAATTTCACCGACCGCAAGAATATTCTCAACGCCTACTATCGACTCGACGAACAAGACGCCATCGAAAGAATCGAGAACGTTTCGTTGGGGTTCACGCCGAATGTCAGCTTTCGGGCGCGGTTTTGA
- the ffh gene encoding signal recognition particle protein — MFDNLSEKLDKALHTLRGHGQITEINVAETTKEVRRALLDADVNFKIAKEFTNRVKEKALGQNVLTTLQPGQLMVKIVKDELTQLMGGETEGIDLSGAPSVILMSGLQGSGKTTFSGKLANFLKTKKSKKPLLVACDVYRPAAIDQLHIVGDKIDVEVYSDKDNKDPVAIAQAGIAKAKAEGHNVVIIDTAGRLAVDEKMMTEISNIHTAIEPQETLFVVDAMTGQDAVNTAKAFNDILNFDGVILTKLDGDTRGGAAISIKSVVDKPIKFIGTGEKMEAIDVFHPTRMADRILGMGDVISLVERAQEQFDEEEARKIQKKIAKNKFGFDDFLSQIQQIKKMGNMKDLMGMIPGAGKALKGLDIDDDAFKHIEAIIHSMTPDERSNPSKLNISRKKRIAKGSGRDMKEVNQLMKQFDQMGKMMKMMQGGGGKKMMQMMQNMQ, encoded by the coding sequence ATGTTCGACAATTTAAGCGAAAAACTGGATAAGGCCCTCCACACGCTTCGTGGCCACGGGCAGATTACCGAAATCAACGTAGCGGAAACCACCAAGGAAGTCCGAAGGGCCCTGCTTGACGCCGACGTCAACTTTAAGATTGCCAAGGAGTTCACCAATCGGGTCAAGGAAAAGGCCTTGGGCCAAAACGTACTCACTACGCTTCAGCCCGGCCAATTGATGGTAAAAATCGTCAAGGACGAGCTGACCCAGCTCATGGGCGGCGAAACGGAGGGCATCGATCTTTCGGGGGCGCCATCGGTCATTCTAATGTCGGGTCTGCAAGGTTCGGGTAAGACCACATTCTCGGGAAAACTGGCGAACTTTCTCAAAACAAAAAAGTCTAAGAAGCCTTTGTTGGTGGCCTGTGATGTGTACCGTCCCGCGGCCATCGACCAATTGCATATCGTCGGGGATAAAATCGATGTCGAGGTATATTCCGACAAGGATAATAAAGACCCCGTGGCCATCGCGCAGGCGGGAATCGCAAAAGCCAAGGCCGAAGGCCATAACGTGGTGATCATCGATACCGCGGGCCGCTTGGCGGTCGATGAAAAAATGATGACCGAGATATCGAACATCCACACGGCCATCGAACCCCAGGAAACGCTTTTCGTGGTCGATGCCATGACAGGTCAAGATGCGGTGAATACGGCCAAGGCCTTTAACGACATTCTGAATTTTGACGGGGTCATCTTGACCAAGCTCGATGGCGATACTCGGGGCGGGGCGGCCATTTCCATTAAGTCCGTCGTCGATAAGCCGATCAAGTTCATTGGGACAGGAGAAAAAATGGAGGCCATCGATGTCTTTCATCCTACCCGGATGGCGGATCGTATTTTGGGGATGGGCGATGTGATTTCCTTGGTCGAGCGGGCCCAAGAACAGTTCGACGAAGAGGAAGCCCGAAAAATCCAAAAGAAAATTGCCAAGAACAAATTCGGGTTCGACGATTTCCTGTCCCAGATTCAGCAGATCAAAAAAATGGGGAACATGAAAGACCTGATGGGCATGATCCCCGGCGCAGGAAAAGCCTTAAAGGGCTTGGATATCGATGACGACGCCTTCAAACATATCGAGGCCATCATCCATTCCATGACCCCGGACGAGCGCTCGAACCCATCAAAACTGAACATCAGCCGAAAGAAACGTATCGCCAAAGGTAGTGGTCGCGATATGAAAGAGGTGAACCAGCTTATGAAACAGTTCGATCAAATGGGCAAAATGATGAAGATGATGCAAGGCGGCGGCGGGAAAAAGATGATGCAGATGATGCAGAACATGCAGTAA
- the argS gene encoding arginine--tRNA ligase has translation MTLETILTPKVKEAVAAHFSVDLPVVEFQPTRKDFEGDITVMVFPMLRYVKGNPAAIGEQIGAYLEKEVKIVSGFNVVKGFLNVVIGDAYYLDFFNGIKKDADFGRASDVGEDAMMVEYSSPNTNKPLHLGHIRNVLLGYSVAEILKASGKKTYKTQIINDRGIHICKSMLAWQRFGNGESPESTGLKGDQLVGKYYVAFDKAYKKQIAQKIAGGVDPKAAEKEAPILLDAQEMLQKWEAGDKEVVALWETMNGWVYEGFEETYNNLGVDFDTLYYESDTYLLGKDVVEEGLQKGVFYRKDDGSVWIDLTDEGLDEKIVLRADGTAVYMTQDIGTAIQRIKDYPDVGGMVYTVGNEQDYHFKVLFLILKKLGYKWAENLYHLSYGMVDLPSGKMKSREGTVVDADDLMDDMTRTAAEISEELGKLEGYSESEKQDLYKMIGLGALKYYILKVDPRKRILFNPEESVDFQGNTGPFIQYTYARIQSILRKAEELDVTGSGADSNDDVGRPDGARKLGESSQALHSKEKELIKQLQLFPDTVASAAENLSPALLANYTYDLVKEFNSFYQQVSILGEEDEGKKVFRVELSKKVGEVIRSAFKLLGIEVPERM, from the coding sequence ATGACATTAGAAACGATTCTTACCCCAAAAGTAAAGGAGGCCGTCGCGGCCCATTTCTCCGTTGATTTGCCAGTAGTCGAATTTCAGCCCACCCGAAAAGATTTTGAGGGAGATATCACCGTAATGGTCTTTCCGATGCTTCGGTATGTTAAGGGGAATCCTGCAGCGATCGGGGAGCAGATCGGCGCGTATTTGGAAAAAGAGGTCAAAATCGTCTCAGGGTTCAACGTCGTTAAGGGTTTTCTCAACGTGGTAATCGGCGACGCCTATTACCTCGATTTTTTTAATGGGATAAAAAAAGATGCCGATTTCGGACGAGCTTCCGATGTAGGGGAGGACGCTATGATGGTGGAATACTCCTCCCCGAATACCAATAAGCCTTTGCATTTGGGGCATATCCGAAATGTTCTTTTGGGATATTCCGTTGCCGAGATCTTAAAAGCATCCGGTAAGAAGACCTATAAGACGCAGATCATCAACGATCGGGGCATCCATATCTGTAAGAGTATGTTGGCCTGGCAGCGTTTTGGAAACGGAGAGTCCCCCGAAAGCACGGGGTTGAAGGGCGATCAATTGGTCGGAAAGTATTATGTAGCCTTCGATAAGGCCTATAAGAAACAGATAGCCCAGAAAATTGCCGGGGGAGTCGACCCGAAAGCAGCCGAAAAGGAAGCCCCGATTCTATTGGATGCCCAAGAGATGCTTCAGAAATGGGAGGCAGGGGACAAAGAGGTGGTCGCATTATGGGAAACCATGAACGGCTGGGTGTATGAAGGTTTTGAGGAGACCTATAACAATCTCGGGGTCGATTTCGATACCCTTTATTACGAAAGTGACACCTATCTCTTGGGCAAGGACGTGGTCGAGGAAGGCCTTCAAAAAGGTGTTTTCTACCGCAAGGACGATGGTAGCGTTTGGATCGATCTCACCGATGAGGGGCTGGACGAAAAAATTGTGCTCCGTGCCGACGGCACGGCGGTGTATATGACCCAAGATATCGGCACGGCCATCCAACGAATCAAAGACTACCCCGATGTCGGGGGTATGGTCTATACGGTCGGGAACGAACAGGATTACCATTTTAAAGTGCTCTTTCTCATCCTGAAAAAGTTGGGATACAAATGGGCCGAGAATCTGTACCATCTTAGCTACGGCATGGTCGATCTTCCCAGCGGAAAAATGAAGAGTAGGGAAGGTACCGTCGTCGATGCCGACGATCTGATGGATGATATGACCCGGACCGCTGCCGAAATTTCGGAAGAATTGGGGAAATTGGAAGGCTATTCCGAAAGCGAAAAACAGGATTTGTACAAAATGATCGGCTTGGGCGCCCTGAAATATTACATCCTAAAGGTCGATCCCAGAAAACGGATTTTATTCAATCCCGAAGAGTCGGTGGACTTCCAGGGAAATACCGGCCCCTTCATTCAATACACCTATGCGCGTATCCAGTCTATCTTGCGAAAAGCCGAGGAGCTTGACGTGACCGGGTCGGGAGCCGATTCGAACGATGATGTCGGACGGCCAGACGGTGCCAGAAAGCTAGGGGAGTCCTCTCAGGCACTTCATTCCAAAGAAAAGGAACTGATCAAGCAGCTACAGCTTTTTCCTGATACCGTAGCATCGGCAGCAGAAAATTTGAGTCCCGCCTTACTTGCCAACTATACCTACGACCTGGTCAAGGAATTCAATTCGTTCTACCAACAAGTATCCATTTTGGGCGAAGAAGATGAAGGGAAGAAAGTGTTCCGTGTCGAACTTTCCAAGAAAGTCGGGGAGGTAATCCGCTCTGCTTTCAAACTGCTGGGCATCGAAGTCCCCGAGAGGATGTGA
- a CDS encoding RNA polymerase sigma factor → MKSKDKGNVCDEQVFGTIFKANSKTIFNYIFYKFGNEEKAYDAVQEAFVKLWENCTKVPPEKAKSYVYTVANNLYLNVIKAEKVRLKYADKSLKTVHEDPEFLMEEAEFKEKLDHALNALPDNQRITFLLHRIDGKKYAEIAEMEEVSVKAIEKRMHLALKSLREKIDGI, encoded by the coding sequence TTGAAAAGTAAAGATAAAGGCAATGTTTGCGACGAGCAAGTCTTCGGAACAATATTCAAGGCCAACTCCAAAACCATCTTCAACTATATCTTTTATAAATTCGGCAACGAAGAGAAAGCTTATGATGCGGTCCAGGAAGCCTTTGTAAAGCTGTGGGAAAATTGTACGAAGGTGCCTCCCGAAAAAGCAAAATCATATGTCTATACCGTTGCCAATAATTTATACCTTAACGTTATAAAAGCGGAAAAAGTACGTCTAAAATATGCGGACAAGAGTTTGAAGACCGTGCACGAGGACCCTGAATTTCTAATGGAAGAGGCCGAGTTCAAGGAGAAGCTGGACCATGCCCTGAACGCGCTGCCGGACAACCAGCGCATCACTTTTTTATTGCATAGGATTGATGGGAAAAAATACGCCGAAATCGCCGAAATGGAGGAAGTAAGCGTCAAAGCCATAGAAAAGAGGATGCATCTGGCATTGAAATCGCTCCGGGAAAAGATTGATGGCATTTGA
- a CDS encoding FecR family protein — translation MQENYLAKWLDGDLTDAELAEFKNSEEYASYQRIADATATMTAPDFDADAAYAVFKNRQKLENPRVLSLRPFKKFLRVAAAAAVLMIGAYFYLNSTSNETISTSYAESKEISLPDRSQVILNADTKISYKKNNWEENRNVDLKGEAFFKVAKGKRFTVDTHSGKVAVLGTQFNVENRDGYFEVSCFEGLVKVTFEKRETELSAGSSFVAIDGSIVETVGSDESRPSWMNDESSFKSVPLKYVLAEFERQHDIAVETQNIDLEQLFTGTFSNSDSDLALRSISAPSQIKFKFEGDKVLFYGENTP, via the coding sequence ATGCAAGAAAACTACTTGGCAAAATGGCTGGACGGCGACCTTACGGACGCTGAGCTTGCGGAATTCAAGAATTCCGAAGAATATGCTTCCTATCAGCGTATTGCCGATGCTACCGCTACCATGACGGCTCCTGATTTTGATGCCGACGCGGCCTATGCAGTCTTCAAGAACAGGCAGAAGCTTGAAAACCCCAGGGTCCTATCGCTCCGTCCGTTCAAAAAATTTTTACGGGTGGCAGCAGCGGCAGCGGTTCTCATGATCGGAGCTTACTTCTATCTAAATTCTACTTCCAACGAAACTATTTCCACTTCCTATGCCGAAAGTAAGGAAATCAGCCTTCCCGATCGTTCGCAGGTCATTTTGAATGCGGATACGAAGATATCCTATAAGAAAAACAATTGGGAGGAAAACAGGAATGTGGATCTCAAGGGCGAAGCTTTTTTCAAGGTGGCCAAAGGCAAACGCTTTACCGTGGACACCCATTCGGGCAAGGTGGCGGTGTTAGGAACCCAGTTCAACGTAGAAAACAGGGACGGCTATTTTGAGGTTTCCTGCTTCGAAGGTCTGGTCAAGGTCACTTTTGAAAAAAGGGAAACCGAATTGTCCGCCGGTTCCTCTTTTGTGGCGATAGACGGGAGCATCGTTGAAACAGTCGGCTCAGATGAATCCCGGCCCTCCTGGATGAACGATGAAAGTTCGTTCAAAAGTGTCCCCCTGAAATACGTGCTCGCTGAGTTTGAACGGCAGCACGATATTGCCGTCGAAACCCAGAACATCGATTTGGAACAATTGTTTACCGGAACTTTCAGCAACTCCGATTCCGATCTTGCCCTAAGAAGTATTAGCGCCCCTTCGCAAATAAAGTTTAAATTTGAGGGCGACAAAGTGCTCTTCTATGGCGAAAACACTCCGTAA